The following coding sequences lie in one Amycolatopsis cihanbeyliensis genomic window:
- the corA gene encoding magnesium/cobalt transporter CorA, which yields MPTIPSFGGLRGRGSSRLNRVQPPIPVPLSAYVVDCAVYLDGKRQPGRWTHSAAIEDVRGRGEGFVWIGLHEPDSEQIQGIAETFGLHELAVEDAVHAHQRPKLERYDDTLFMVFRTVRYVEHESPTTANEIVESGELMAFLGPDFIITVRHGNHSGLARLRRDLDADPETLKPGPAAVLHAIADHVVDHFLDVTDRIEDDIDEMETQVFAPRSPVTSEQIYLMKREVLELRRAVMPLATPLRRLSEGYTRLIPDEVRSYFRNVHDHLTNVSERVAGFDELLTTLVDATLAKITLQLNSDMRKITAWAAIIAVPTALAGIYGMNFDFMPELHWRYGYPMIVSVILGLCLLLYRIFRKNRWL from the coding sequence ATGCCCACGATTCCCTCCTTCGGCGGCCTGCGCGGCCGGGGCAGCAGCAGGCTCAACCGGGTGCAGCCACCGATCCCGGTGCCACTGTCCGCCTACGTGGTCGACTGCGCTGTCTACCTCGACGGCAAGCGGCAGCCCGGTCGCTGGACGCACTCCGCCGCGATCGAGGACGTGCGCGGACGCGGCGAGGGCTTCGTCTGGATCGGCCTGCACGAGCCGGACTCCGAGCAGATCCAGGGCATCGCGGAAACCTTCGGCCTGCACGAGCTGGCCGTGGAGGACGCCGTGCACGCGCACCAGCGGCCGAAGCTGGAGCGCTACGACGACACGCTGTTCATGGTGTTCCGCACGGTGCGGTACGTGGAGCACGAGTCGCCGACCACCGCGAACGAGATCGTCGAGTCCGGCGAGCTGATGGCCTTCCTCGGCCCGGACTTCATCATCACCGTGCGGCACGGCAACCACTCCGGCCTCGCCCGGTTGCGCAGGGATCTGGACGCCGATCCCGAGACACTCAAGCCGGGACCGGCCGCGGTACTGCACGCCATCGCCGACCACGTGGTGGACCACTTCCTCGATGTCACCGACCGGATCGAGGACGACATCGACGAGATGGAGACGCAGGTGTTCGCGCCGCGGTCCCCGGTGACCTCGGAGCAGATCTACCTGATGAAGCGCGAGGTGCTGGAGCTGCGCCGCGCGGTGATGCCGCTGGCCACCCCGCTGCGCAGGCTGTCCGAGGGCTACACCCGGCTGATCCCGGACGAGGTGCGTTCCTACTTCCGCAACGTGCACGACCACCTGACCAACGTGTCCGAGCGGGTCGCCGGCTTCGACGAGCTGCTCACCACGCTGGTGGACGCCACCCTTGCCAAGATCACCCTGCAGCTCAACTCGGACATGCGCAAGATCACCGCCTGGGCGGCGATCATCGCGGTGCCCACCGCGCTCGCCGGGATCTACGGGATGAACTTCGACTTCATGCCGGAGCTGCACTGGCGGTACGGCTACCCGATGATCGTCTCGGTGATCCTCGGGCTCTGCTTGTTGCTCTATCGAATATTCCGGAAGAACCGATGGCTCTAG
- a CDS encoding MaoC family dehydratase has product MQFGRYFEEFEVGAVYKHWPGKTVTEYDDHLFCLLTMNHHPLHLDAHYAGETTDFGKNVVVGNYIYSLLLGMSVPDISGKAIANLEVESLRHVKPTFHGDTIYGETEVLEKAPSKSKDDRGVVYVETRGYKQDGVIVCTFRRKVMVPKRSYGEARGGEQPGRPVPHE; this is encoded by the coding sequence GTGCAGTTCGGGCGGTATTTCGAGGAGTTCGAGGTCGGCGCCGTGTACAAGCACTGGCCGGGCAAGACGGTCACCGAGTACGACGACCACCTGTTCTGCCTGCTGACCATGAACCACCACCCGCTGCACCTGGACGCGCACTACGCGGGGGAGACCACCGACTTCGGCAAGAACGTGGTGGTCGGGAACTACATCTACTCGCTGTTGCTCGGCATGTCGGTTCCGGACATTTCCGGAAAGGCGATCGCGAACCTTGAGGTCGAGTCGCTGCGGCACGTCAAGCCGACCTTCCACGGCGACACCATCTACGGGGAGACCGAGGTACTGGAGAAGGCGCCCTCGAAGTCGAAGGACGACCGCGGCGTGGTGTACGTGGAGACCCGCGGGTACAAGCAGGACGGTGTGATCGTGTGCACCTTCCGGCGCAAGGTGATGGTGCCCAAACGCTCCTACGGCGAGGCCCGCGGCGGCGAGCAGCCGGGACGTCCGGTGCCGCATGAGTGA
- a CDS encoding DUF2332 domain-containing protein yields the protein MSDLLSEIKQRLTRFAEREASGSPLYQHLAAKAAEDDAVASLLAAAPPSDAHPTLLLAAAHRLIQADPIHPLSRYYPSLGGFDGVDAETWPMFRTFLLERAEQVREIVTTRYTQTNEVRRAALLYPAISLAAKQAGGKVALLEVGCSAGLLLGLDKFGYRYQCDGGEQLVAGPAKAAVGLHCALEPAPGATLPKLPKKLNVGARLGLDRAPVDAGDEEELAWLEACVWADQPDRIRLLRTAALAQRKSPPELIAGDAVDDLPAAAGRLPAELPLMVLTSHTLPYLPDHRRQEFVDALARLAAQRPLWWISQGSYENAMAYVLPGRDDLAFGNTGQAVLGLATWVDGTVRAQALARTDPHGQRMAWLP from the coding sequence ATGAGTGACCTGCTCAGCGAGATCAAGCAGCGGTTGACCCGGTTCGCCGAGCGGGAGGCGTCGGGCTCGCCGCTGTACCAGCATCTTGCGGCCAAGGCCGCCGAGGACGACGCGGTGGCCAGCCTGCTCGCGGCCGCCCCGCCCAGCGACGCGCACCCGACCCTGCTGCTGGCCGCCGCGCACCGGCTGATCCAGGCCGACCCGATCCACCCGCTGTCCCGCTACTACCCCTCGCTCGGCGGGTTCGACGGGGTGGATGCCGAGACCTGGCCGATGTTCCGCACCTTCCTGCTGGAGCGGGCCGAGCAGGTACGGGAGATCGTCACCACCCGCTACACCCAGACCAACGAGGTCCGCCGCGCCGCGCTGCTCTATCCGGCCATCTCGCTGGCGGCCAAGCAGGCAGGCGGCAAGGTCGCCCTGCTCGAGGTGGGTTGCAGTGCCGGGCTGCTGCTCGGCCTGGACAAGTTCGGCTACCGCTACCAGTGCGACGGCGGCGAGCAGCTCGTCGCGGGCCCGGCCAAGGCCGCGGTGGGGCTGCACTGCGCCCTGGAACCGGCGCCGGGTGCGACCCTGCCGAAGCTGCCGAAGAAGCTGAACGTCGGCGCCCGGCTCGGGCTGGACCGGGCACCGGTGGATGCCGGGGACGAGGAAGAACTGGCCTGGCTGGAGGCCTGCGTCTGGGCCGACCAACCCGACCGGATCCGGCTGCTGCGCACCGCCGCGCTCGCACAGCGCAAGAGTCCGCCGGAGCTGATCGCCGGGGACGCGGTGGACGACCTGCCCGCCGCGGCAGGGCGGCTGCCCGCCGAGCTCCCGCTGATGGTGCTCACCAGCCACACCCTGCCCTACCTGCCGGACCACCGGCGGCAGGAGTTCGTCGACGCGCTGGCCAGGCTGGCAGCGCAGCGCCCGCTGTGGTGGATCAGCCAGGGTTCCTACGAGAACGCGATGGCCTACGTGCTGCCGGGGCGGGACGACCTCGCCTTCGGCAACACCGGCCAGGCCGTGCTGGGCCTGGCCACCTGGGTGGACGGCACGGTCCGCGCGCAAGCGCTTGCGCGCACGGATCCGCACGGCCAGCGGATGGCCTGGTTGCCGTAG
- a CDS encoding acyl--CoA ligase family protein yields the protein MADLAAPADPCYTPLTPLAFLERSAEVFGDKTAIVYGDRRTSYREFAAEATRVARALRAVGVAPGDRVAYLLPNIPEMLVAHFAVPLSGGVLVAINTRLAPAEISYILRHSGAKVLVVDAGLHASVAPVLDELPVHEIVTVLDPASGAAPDPAVGGISYPDLLERGSAEPLPWAVADERDTISINYTSGTTGRPKGVMYHHRGAYLNALAEVVHSRHTPESRYLWTLPMFHCNGWCTAWAVTAIGGTHVCLRSVDPVEIWRLLDTEGITHLNGAPTVLVTIASHDGAHPLAREVLVTTAGAPPSPTVIRRMSELGTRLVHVYGLTETYGPYTVCEYQDGWLTLDIERRSRLLARQGVGMVVTDGVRVVDEDMADVPRDGATMGEVVMRGNNVMSGYFADPDATAEAFRGGWFHSGDLGVWHPDGYIELRDRAKDIIISGGENISTIEVEAAIDSHPAVHEVAVVGVPHEKWGERPKAYVVLRPGATADAGDLLEHVRAGIARYKVPDQVEFVTELPKTSTGKIQKFHLRNPS from the coding sequence ATGGCTGACCTTGCTGCCCCCGCGGACCCCTGCTATACGCCGCTCACCCCGCTCGCCTTTCTGGAGCGCTCGGCGGAGGTGTTCGGCGACAAGACCGCCATCGTCTACGGCGACCGCCGGACCAGCTACCGGGAGTTCGCCGCCGAGGCGACCCGGGTGGCGCGGGCGTTGCGCGCGGTGGGGGTCGCGCCGGGCGACCGGGTGGCGTACCTGCTGCCGAACATCCCGGAGATGCTGGTGGCGCATTTCGCGGTGCCGCTGTCCGGCGGGGTGCTGGTGGCGATCAACACCCGGCTGGCGCCCGCCGAGATCAGCTACATCCTCCGGCACTCCGGGGCGAAGGTGCTGGTCGTGGACGCCGGGCTGCACGCGTCGGTGGCGCCGGTGCTGGACGAGCTGCCGGTCCACGAGATCGTCACCGTGCTCGACCCGGCCTCCGGGGCGGCACCCGATCCCGCCGTCGGCGGCATCTCCTACCCGGACCTGCTGGAGCGGGGCAGCGCCGAGCCGCTGCCGTGGGCCGTCGCCGACGAGCGGGACACCATCTCGATCAACTACACCTCGGGCACCACCGGCAGGCCCAAGGGTGTGATGTACCACCACCGCGGGGCCTACCTGAACGCGCTGGCCGAGGTGGTGCACTCCCGGCACACCCCGGAGTCGCGGTACCTGTGGACCCTGCCGATGTTCCACTGCAACGGCTGGTGCACCGCCTGGGCGGTGACCGCGATCGGTGGGACCCACGTATGCCTGCGTTCGGTGGACCCCGTGGAGATCTGGCGGCTGCTGGACACCGAGGGCATCACCCACCTGAACGGCGCGCCGACCGTGCTGGTCACCATCGCGAGTCACGACGGCGCGCACCCGCTGGCGCGCGAGGTGCTGGTCACCACGGCCGGCGCGCCCCCGAGCCCGACCGTGATCCGGCGGATGTCCGAGCTGGGCACGCGGCTGGTGCACGTGTACGGGCTGACCGAGACCTACGGGCCGTACACCGTCTGCGAGTACCAGGACGGCTGGCTCACCCTGGATATCGAGCGGCGCAGCAGGCTGCTGGCCCGGCAGGGAGTCGGGATGGTGGTCACCGACGGCGTCCGGGTGGTGGACGAGGACATGGCGGACGTACCGCGGGACGGCGCCACCATGGGTGAGGTGGTGATGCGCGGCAACAACGTGATGTCCGGGTACTTCGCCGATCCCGATGCCACGGCGGAGGCCTTCCGCGGCGGCTGGTTCCACTCCGGTGACCTGGGCGTGTGGCATCCGGACGGCTACATCGAGCTGCGGGACCGGGCCAAGGACATCATCATCTCCGGCGGGGAGAACATCTCCACGATCGAGGTGGAGGCCGCCATCGACTCGCATCCGGCGGTGCACGAGGTCGCGGTGGTCGGCGTGCCGCACGAGAAGTGGGGCGAGCGGCCGAAGGCGTACGTGGTGCTGCGTCCGGGTGCCACGGCGGACGCCGGGGACCTGCTCGAGCACGTGCG